From Nicotiana tabacum cultivar K326 chromosome 22, ASM71507v2, whole genome shotgun sequence, one genomic window encodes:
- the LOC107823072 gene encoding phytochrome A-associated F-box protein has protein sequence MSNTSMYTDGFFSKLSDDLVLNIFYKLEDDPRNWARLSCVSTKFSSMIHNICYKSKCSLTISSVVSDLLSTPSSTSTTPPGGWASLYKLAVCCPGLHQAGVLLENSDFGLERELGPDESYPDRALAQSGSSLQSQPMPSSSNNQIDSGEVVTDCGWSLFDDLMFDTVYDASESTPNQPEVVEPPQNVVVTPSRASKRRRVYRSLCSHLASGVWNLSREQGNKLLASRFKGDCLYICDWPGCIHIEEKRNYMLFRGIFKNFKQSRVWRTINDGKRKKIDLNCAFCSSNQTWDLHSAFCLRRYFGFHDDGEPVVRAYVCESGHVSGAWTDWPLYT, from the exons ATGTCTAACACGAGTATGTACACTGATGGGTTTTTCTCAAAACTCTCAGATGACCTTGTTCTCAACATATTTTACAAGCTGGAAGATGACCCAAGAAACTGGGCTCGTTTATCTTGCGTTTCTACAAAATTCTCTTCTATGATTCACAACATCTGCTACAAATCCAAATGCTCTTTGACCATTTCTTCAGTTGTTTCCGATCTCCTTAGCACCCCCTCTTCTACTTCAACCACCCCACCTGGGGGCTGGGCTTCACTTTACAAGCTAGCTGTATGCTGCCCTGGTCTTCATCAAGCTGGTGTCCTTTTGGAGAATTCCGATTTTGGGCTCGAACGTGAGCTTGGCCCAGATGAGAGTTACCCAGATCGGGCCTTGGCCCAATCCGGTAGTAGTTTACAGTCTCAGCCAATGCCTTCGTCGAGTAATAACCAAATTGATTCTGGTGAAGTAGTAACTGATTGTGGTTGGTCTTTGTTTGACGATCTTATGTTTGATACTGTTTATGATGCTTCTGAATCAACCCCAAATCAGCCTGAGGTCGTGGAGCCGCCCCAAAACGTAGTTGTGACCCCCTCAAG GGCTTCTAAGAGGCGGAGGGTTTATAGATCACTTTGTTCTCATTTGGCATCTGGGGTATGGAATTTGAGCCGTGAGCAGGGGAATAAGCTACTAGCGAGTAGATTTAAAGGGGATTGCTTGTACATATGTGATTGGCCTGGTTGTATTCACATTGAGGAGAAGAGGAATTACATGCTCTTTCGCgggattttcaaaaatttcaagcAGTCTAGGGTTTGGAGGACGATCAACGATGGTAAGAGGAAGAAGATTGATCTGAATTGCGCGTTTTGCTCGTCGAACCAGACGTGGGATTTGCATTCGGCTTTCTGTTTGAGGAGGTATTTTGGGTTCCATGACGATGGAGAACCAGTTGTTAGAGCTTATGTCTGTGAGAGTGGCCATGTTTCTGGAGCATGGACTGACTGGCCATTGTATACCTGA